In Pedobacter sp. WC2423, the following are encoded in one genomic region:
- a CDS encoding response regulator, whose amino-acid sequence MIPLKIAIADDQKIFRKGLTAIVNDIKEFDLVFETGNGFDLLHQLSSKKPDVIIIDIRLPGMNDLKMLDHIKANFENIKILMLSAVDESQYVIKVMKAGANGYLLKNSEPEEIILAIHEVHEKGFYFNKHLSVTLIKELLVQPPATIGSKEAMLNDREIDILKLICEESTNIEIAKKLFLSVRTVEGYRTKLFEKIGSKKIAGLVIYAVKNGIIHV is encoded by the coding sequence ATGATACCGCTAAAAATTGCAATCGCTGATGATCAGAAAATCTTCAGAAAAGGATTAACAGCAATAGTAAATGATATCAAAGAATTTGATCTTGTTTTTGAGACAGGAAATGGTTTTGATCTGCTCCATCAACTGTCTTCTAAAAAGCCGGATGTGATCATTATAGACATCAGGCTACCTGGTATGAATGATTTGAAAATGCTTGATCATATCAAAGCTAATTTTGAGAATATCAAAATACTGATGCTGTCTGCCGTTGATGAAAGTCAATATGTTATCAAAGTGATGAAAGCGGGTGCAAATGGTTATCTGTTAAAAAATTCTGAGCCTGAGGAAATTATCCTGGCTATTCACGAAGTGCATGAAAAAGGCTTTTATTTCAATAAACATTTATCAGTTACTTTAATCAAAGAATTATTAGTCCAGCCGCCTGCAACGATTGGCAGCAAAGAGGCCATGCTGAATGACCGGGAAATTGATATACTCAAACTGATTTGTGAGGAAAGCACCAATATAGAAATTGCAAAGAAGCTCTTTCTGAGTGTGCGGACTGTAGAAGGTTACCGGACTAAGTTGTTTGAAAAAATAGGTTCAAAGAAGATTGCCGGACTGGTTATTTATGCCGTAAAAAACGGGATCATTCACGTTTAA
- a CDS encoding MFS transporter, translating into MITITSKSKAIKDQNQGIATLLAFALLPLSGFATDIYIPSLPTMAGEMNVSSIQVQLTLSIFLISYGVSQLFIGSVLDSFGRYKISLISLVIFALASFTIATTHNIYLIYLMRVIHGLTVGAIIVAKRAYFVDVFSGDKLKHYLSLFSIIWSTGPIVAPFIGGYLQAAFGWESNFYFLGGFALVLLVLEMIYSGESLVHFTEFRFRNILNIYTTMVKTASFSLGIVMLGLAYCMVMIYNMTGPFIIEHHLQLSPIIAGYSSLFLGFAWMVGGFIGKATINKPFFRRLAVNVGLQVAFVTVMIISLNFISNLYSMLFFAFIIHVGAGYTFNNYFTFCLGKFPKNAGIAGGLTGGITYVIVSFLSYGIVNVVPAKDETNLSYSYLILIALSVVIMLIIASINKKAANQPAAQTV; encoded by the coding sequence ATGATAACGATTACCTCCAAATCGAAAGCTATTAAAGATCAAAACCAGGGAATAGCCACCCTGTTAGCTTTTGCCTTACTACCTCTATCTGGCTTTGCAACTGATATCTATATTCCGTCTTTGCCAACCATGGCAGGGGAGATGAATGTGAGCAGTATCCAGGTGCAGCTTACCTTAAGTATCTTTCTGATCAGTTATGGTGTTTCTCAACTCTTTATCGGGAGTGTCCTGGATAGTTTTGGTCGCTATAAAATCTCTTTGATTTCCCTGGTAATTTTCGCACTGGCAAGTTTTACGATTGCAACTACACACAATATCTATCTGATTTACCTGATGCGGGTTATCCACGGATTAACGGTTGGTGCAATTATCGTAGCCAAGCGTGCTTATTTTGTAGATGTATTTTCCGGAGATAAATTAAAACATTATTTAAGTCTTTTCTCTATTATCTGGTCTACAGGCCCGATTGTCGCTCCTTTTATAGGCGGTTATTTACAAGCAGCCTTCGGTTGGGAGTCTAACTTTTACTTTTTAGGTGGTTTTGCACTGGTACTGCTGGTATTGGAAATGATTTATAGTGGAGAAAGCCTCGTACACTTTACCGAGTTCCGTTTCCGTAATATTTTAAATATCTATACCACCATGGTGAAGACTGCAAGTTTCTCATTGGGCATAGTGATGCTTGGACTGGCTTACTGTATGGTGATGATTTATAATATGACAGGCCCTTTCATCATTGAGCATCATTTACAGCTTTCACCTATTATTGCAGGTTATAGTTCCCTGTTTTTAGGTTTTGCATGGATGGTCGGCGGATTTATTGGTAAAGCGACAATTAACAAGCCTTTCTTTAGAAGACTTGCTGTTAATGTCGGCTTGCAGGTTGCCTTTGTGACTGTGATGATCATCAGTCTTAACTTTATCAGTAATTTATATTCTATGCTGTTCTTTGCCTTTATCATTCATGTAGGCGCAGGTTATACTTTTAACAACTATTTCACCTTCTGTTTAGGTAAGTTTCCAAAAAATGCAGGTATTGCAGGGGGCCTTACCGGTGGAATCACTTATGTCATTGTTTCCTTCCTGAGTTATGGGATTGTGAATGTCGTACCCGCAAAAGACGAAACAAATCTGAGCTACAGCTATTTGATTCTGATTGCACTTTCGGTAGTGATTATGCTGATCATTGCTAGTATCAATAAGAAAGCTGCAAATCAACCCGCAGCACAAACCGTATAG